The Dokdonia sp. 4H-3-7-5 genomic interval CCTTGATTGCTATGAGATCTGCATCTCGCTCGCCAGTCATCTTAGCTTCTTTTACAGTCTTCATTAAAGCTTGCTTCTTCTCTAGGTTGTCTTGCTCACCAGCATTTGCTTGCTTCTTAGAATCCTTCATGCGATCAAAGAAGTGATTACACGCCTCTTTAAATGCTTTCCAGATCTTATCGCTATCCTTACGAGGTACGTGACCTACTTTTTTCCAGTCTGCTTGGATGCGTTTCATTACATCTAGCGTTCCAGGAATATCGTCACTATCCTTGTGCTCTTGTGCTATTTTTACAAGTGCTTGTTTCTTTGCAAGGTTATCGTATTGTTCCTTCTTTTGAGACTTGTAAAAATCATTCTTCTTGTGGTTGAATAATTTTGTTGCCTCTTTAAAAGATGCCCATGTCTCCTCGTTATTTTCTTTAGGAACTTTACCAGCCTTAAAGAATTCATCACGTAAAGCCTCTACCTTCTTGATTTTGGCTTGTACTGTTTTGTGAGCCTTGATATCATCTTGAGCTACCTCTTTTATTTTTGCAATGATTTCATTTTTCTGTTCAAGATTTTGAACCCATACAGCCTCTACTTCCTTCTGTTTCTCATCACGTGCATCATGAATTTTCTTTGTTGCCACGCTAAATTTGTCCCAGATCTCATCACTATACTCACGTGCAACAGGACCTATCTCCTCTTTCCACATGCGGTGCAGCAATTGTAATTCTTTAAAAGCTTTATTGATATTAGGCTCTGCTCCTAGCTCTTCTGCTCTTTCTATAAGAAGTAATTTCTTATCAAGATTTTCTTTAAAGTGCTTATCGCGGAAATCACGGTTTAAGTGCAACAACTCATAAAATGCATCAATATGGAAGTAGTAATCGTTCCATACCAGATTGTAACGATCTCTTGGGATGTTACCTGCATTATTCCAGCGTTCTTGGATATCCTTAAATTTATTGAACGTAGTGTTTACACTCTCTGCACCTCCTAGTTCATTGCGTAATGCTTTTACCTCTTCTATTAAGTCCTGACGTTCTCTAAGGTTTGCATTTTGATCTTTACGTTTGCGCTCATAAAATTCTTGACGCTTATTACGGTACTCGTAATACACCTCATTAAACTCCTTTTTAAGCGGAGAGAAAAATCTAAAATCAATAATATTTCCACCTTCGGCAAGAAATGCTTGTTTAGCCTCCTCTTGCGCTGCGTCAAACTGAGCATTAATCAAGGTATTAATTTCTTCTACTTGATCTTTTATATCTGTAACTCTTTCATTTTTGATCAGTAATTGCAGCTCTGCAATTAACTCCTCTTTTGAAAGAACGGTATAATCTTTTTTTGGTACTTCCTTTTTTTCTACAGGCGCCTCCTCAGTAACTGCTGTAGTTTCAGCAGGTGGAGCTTCTGTCGTGGTAGTAGCGTTTCCACTCACTTCCTCTGTAGATAACTCAGTATCGTTTGCCTCGGCAGCGAGCGCTTCTATTTCTGCATTCATAGTTCGATCTGCGGCAGGAGCCGTTTCTTCTAGATGCTCTTCAATACTTGGATCTTGGGGTTTCTTCTCTTCAGACATTTCTTTCAATGTTAGGGTTCTATTTGAATATAGGTAAATATACTATTTAGCGGGCACATATGGGCATAATGCAGCTTTCTAGCTGTTCCATATTGACCATGAGGCCTCTGCTTGCAATTCTAGCATGCGCAAACCATTAATTATGGTCGCTCCTTGCTCGCCTGCATATCGTAAAAAAGAAGACTCTGCCGGATTATAAATCAAGTCAAATGCAACATGTGTTTCATTTAAAAATAAATATGGAATATCTGGGGATTCCTCTACATCCGGATAGGTGCCTAGCGGCGTTGTATTCACTATAAAAGTCTGGCTCTCGATGAGTTCTCTATCTAGATCTTCGTAGGTTATTGTTGATTCTTTACGCTTTCGCGAAACAAAAACACATTGCACACCAAGCTGTTGCATTGCATAGTGTACCGCCTTTGATGCTCCTCCTGTTCCTAAAATAAGGCATTTTAAATCTCTACTTTTAAAGTTTGGTGTGCCAAAATCTTCAAAAAGAGAGTCTCCAAAGTGCTCCAATAAGGTATCTCTAAAACCAATAAAATCCGTATTATAACCAGTTAATGTTCCATCACTTTCAACTCTTATGGTGTTTACAGCTCCAATAGCTTCGGCATCTGAATTGAGATTATCTACTAAGGGTATTACATCTTGTTTATAAGGGATGGTTACATTATAACCTTTCGCGTAAGCGGGAGAAAAAAGATCTTTTAAGGCTTCTTTCTCGGGAACATCAAAATTTACATATGTTGCCGCTATCGCTAGCTTGTCAAACTTATTTTTAAAATACCCTCTAGAAAATGAGTATCCTATATCTTTTCCTATGAGTCCGTACTTATCCACGAGCTTTTGTTCTTGTTCCATATTTCCCTAATGCCACGACCATAAAAATACCGGTGAGGATAAAAAATACCGCGAGCACATTTTCTATATTAATATCTGTAGGCATGTAGCGATCATAATTATCTAATATGGGGCTACCATTTCTGTCTATCGCTATCTCCCCTAAGGAGTCCCTTTTAAAAACTTCAAGCTTCCACGGCCAGACTACGCCAAGAGAGCCTATAATAAAGCCTAGAATCGCAGCATTAGTCGCCCATCTAAATTTCTTGAGTAAGAAACTTAAAAAGTGAGATAAAGTCACGAGACCTGTAAGAGAGCCCAGCGAAAAAACGATAAGCACCGTAAGTAATCGCATGTGCTCTGGATCATCTATAAAAGTGAAATCACCACCAAAAACGCTAGTCATCGTCACGAACAATGCATTTACAGCGTCTACAAGGAGCAGCACATAATTACCTAGAAGTATAAGGATAAACGAGCCTGAGAGCCCTGGCAATGTCATACCAGAAACACCTATAATACCACATATAAATACAAAAAATAGGTTGTCATTTTCTTGGGCTGGCTCCATAAGGCTTATAGCAACACCAAATATAATTCCCGAGATGAGCATCACAATATTACGCCTTGTCCACTCTTGAAAATCCTTTGCGATATAGTAAATGGAACCTATAATCATTCCAAAAAAAGCACTCCATACGAGTAAAGGATAATTGCGAATGGCAATATCTAATAGTAGCGACACGCTAAAATAGCTGATAAGCATACCAAGTATAAGTAGCCCTAAAAACTTACCGTTAATATATCTCCAGAAGCTCTTGAGACGTCCTCCAAAAAGTAACTTTAAAGCTTTACCATTAACTTTTTGAAGTGAGTAAATAAACTCTTCATAAAAACCTGCTACATATGCGACTACACCTCCAGAAACTCCAGGCACCTTATTTGCGGCACCCATAGCCAGCCCTTTGAGAACTAGCCAGACTTTATCAGAAAGTGATCTAGTCTCAGTCTGCATATACATTTTTTTTAACCGCAGCTCTTTCTAGTAATAAGATTAGTGCAAATCCAATTACGGCAAACACCACCGCGTATAACACTTGAGGATCACCATCAAAAGAAGATGGTAAAATACTTACAGCCTCTACAGGAACTTCCTCTCCGTGTCTATCTATTCGAGTAGATAGCACTTCCTTCCAAGGCCAGATTTTATTGAGCGAACCAATCATAAAGCCAGTGAGTACGGCTAGCGTGATTTGCTTTTTGTGTTCAAACATCCATTTGAGAACTTTTGAAAATAACTTGAGCCCAACGATACAGCCCATTCCAAAAAGAAATATTTTAAATATTGCAGCGCGTAATAATGCCCAATCTTTTGCTAACAATGCATCTTGAGCATCTGTAATAGTTCCTAAAACCATTCCATACGAACCTAACAGCACTAATATAAATGAACCAGAAACTCCAGGAAGTATCATTGCTATAATGGCTATACAACCAGAAAGGAAATAAAACCACCATACATTTGGCGCTTCAGATGGTGCGGCAATGGTAATAAAATAAGCTACAGCTACACCTAGAATTAGTGCTATAATTACTGTGGGATTCCACTTAGTGATTTGTTTACCTATGTATAAAATACTAGCGAGTACTAAGCCAAAAAAGAATGA includes:
- a CDS encoding DUF349 domain-containing protein: MSEEKKPQDPSIEEHLEETAPAADRTMNAEIEALAAEANDTELSTEEVSGNATTTTEAPPAETTAVTEEAPVEKKEVPKKDYTVLSKEELIAELQLLIKNERVTDIKDQVEEINTLINAQFDAAQEEAKQAFLAEGGNIIDFRFFSPLKKEFNEVYYEYRNKRQEFYERKRKDQNANLRERQDLIEEVKALRNELGGAESVNTTFNKFKDIQERWNNAGNIPRDRYNLVWNDYYFHIDAFYELLHLNRDFRDKHFKENLDKKLLLIERAEELGAEPNINKAFKELQLLHRMWKEEIGPVAREYSDEIWDKFSVATKKIHDARDEKQKEVEAVWVQNLEQKNEIIAKIKEVAQDDIKAHKTVQAKIKKVEALRDEFFKAGKVPKENNEETWASFKEATKLFNHKKNDFYKSQKKEQYDNLAKKQALVKIAQEHKDSDDIPGTLDVMKRIQADWKKVGHVPRKDSDKIWKAFKEACNHFFDRMKDSKKQANAGEQDNLEKKQALMKTVKEAKMTGERDADLIAIKAFIEEWKAIGRVPYAKKNIDQDFNKVLDGLFKQLDIDKKEAELIKYENRMSVMVDSDDERAIERERFFIRKKIDEVKAEINQLENNLGFFQHVADDNPMVAEVHKNIARHKEDLNMWKSKLRKLRMAITESQKVEEEETTETEEAEETSDS
- a CDS encoding shikimate dehydrogenase family protein; the encoded protein is MEQEQKLVDKYGLIGKDIGYSFSRGYFKNKFDKLAIAATYVNFDVPEKEALKDLFSPAYAKGYNVTIPYKQDVIPLVDNLNSDAEAIGAVNTIRVESDGTLTGYNTDFIGFRDTLLEHFGDSLFEDFGTPNFKSRDLKCLILGTGGASKAVHYAMQQLGVQCVFVSRKRKESTITYEDLDRELIESQTFIVNTTPLGTYPDVEESPDIPYLFLNETHVAFDLIYNPAESSFLRYAGEQGATIINGLRMLELQAEASWSIWNS
- a CDS encoding DUF368 domain-containing protein translates to MQTETRSLSDKVWLVLKGLAMGAANKVPGVSGGVVAYVAGFYEEFIYSLQKVNGKALKLLFGGRLKSFWRYINGKFLGLLILGMLISYFSVSLLLDIAIRNYPLLVWSAFFGMIIGSIYYIAKDFQEWTRRNIVMLISGIIFGVAISLMEPAQENDNLFFVFICGIIGVSGMTLPGLSGSFILILLGNYVLLLVDAVNALFVTMTSVFGGDFTFIDDPEHMRLLTVLIVFSLGSLTGLVTLSHFLSFLLKKFRWATNAAILGFIIGSLGVVWPWKLEVFKRDSLGEIAIDRNGSPILDNYDRYMPTDINIENVLAVFFILTGIFMVVALGKYGTRTKARG
- a CDS encoding DUF368 domain-containing protein, producing MPKPSASYLLVILKGMAMGAADVVPGVSGGTIAFISGIYQELIETIDKLDFGVLKVWKKEGIKAAIKEYNLKFLGSLFLGVAISILSLARVFKYLLEVYPIMVWSFFFGLVLASILYIGKQITKWNPTVIIALILGVAVAYFITIAAPSEAPNVWWFYFLSGCIAIIAMILPGVSGSFILVLLGSYGMVLGTITDAQDALLAKDWALLRAAIFKIFLFGMGCIVGLKLFSKVLKWMFEHKKQITLAVLTGFMIGSLNKIWPWKEVLSTRIDRHGEEVPVEAVSILPSSFDGDPQVLYAVVFAVIGFALILLLERAAVKKNVYAD